The sequence below is a genomic window from Ovis aries strain OAR_USU_Benz2616 breed Rambouillet chromosome 19, ARS-UI_Ramb_v3.0, whole genome shotgun sequence.
ATAGTGGTGAGTAGGCCCTCATACCTGGTTCCAACTCTTACCTTTAGGGATTAGAGCTGGGAAGAGTCCCCCAGGCTAGTTGGTTATTGAGTCATCCTGCTGGGACAGTGGGAACTAAGTGCGGTAGAGAAAGAATTGACTATCGTTCCTTCCGGGACCCTTCCTAAAATGAGACACTTGACTCTCCCGAGTCTGTCACAGGGCTCCTACCTTTCCCGGCACCCTGGGCATGGTCAGCATGAGCCAGCCTTAGGTGGTACGGCTTTCACCATCACTTCAGTGTGTGGATGCGCAGGACAGCGGATCCCTGAGGGTGGTGTGTTTTGAATAGAGACCAAAGCTTGCGGGGAATGGGTGATCGTTCCAACCTGTGAATGGATGTTGTGCCTCGTGTGTTTTAGACGAAAGCAGCTTATGTGCTGTTTTACCAGCGTCGAGACGATGAGTTTCATAAGACACCGTCACTCAGTTTTCCTGGCTCTTCTGATGGCAGTGCAAGACCAAGCAGCTCACAGCAGGGCACGGGGGATGACGAGACTTACAGCATGGACACCAACTGACCTGCCCAGTGCCCCTGCACCACAGCACCAGTGCCACCCCCCAGGAGAACACCTTTGACACTGAAGACTGCTAGTGTGCCGTCTAAAAACCAGATGAGGAAATTTCCTTTTatgagcagaagaaaaaaaaaaaaaaaaagaccctgtttGCTCAGAAGGGTTATGTCAAGaggctgaattatttttttttgtacaggTGGTAAAAATTTTCTGTAAAACAGGTAGAGCTCCAGAGTTGGGGTTGGCGGTGGGGAGCACACAGTGGAGAGTGGCGGATTCCAAAGAGTGGAGAGGAACACACTGTCATGGAGTGGGGGGCCGCCCTGCCCTCCTGGATTTCGGATTCTGGTGCTGGTTACTGGTCCTCCCAGTGGTCTACCCACAGTAAATCAACCTCAAGTAAACTTGatgtcgtccccttttcccttACTGTGCACCGAGATAGGTTTATAATACCAAAAAAGTAGCCACTGATGCCCCTTTCTGTTTCCCTTTGAGTCACCTTGAATTGCCAGCTTCCTTCTCCCTAATGATGCTTGGTGGTAGGCTTCCTGCCCTTCAGTCTTCTGTGGAGCCTGGCAGTTCTGTTCTGTTCCCAGCATCCTTGATGAATTGAGACTGTTGGATATGGTCTGGCACTTGTACTAGGTCTCACTTAAATATCAGGACACGACACTGCTGGGCGCCAGGTCTCCCGCAGCCGTCTCTCTCCGGGTTGGCTTCGGAATAGGAGCTTTCCTGGGCTTGGAAAGGGCTCCCGTTCTGCCGGGGACTTTGGTTAGAAGTGAGATCCCCGCCCCTCGGCCTCGGCCACGACCCCTGTGGTCTGATTTCCCCACCCTTTCCCCGGGGCTTACGGCCATTGTTGCTGTCCCCTCCGTGCGTGCGTGGGCCCTCTGCTTCCCTATCACGCTGCGTGGGTTCAAAGAACGAGGTCATCCATGCGTCCCTTGTCTGACCTTTAACCCTAGCCTTGGGGGTTGGGCTCGTTAGTCCTGGACACGCGCGATCAGCTGATGAGAGCGCGCGACGACCGACCGTTGGCGGGGTCGGCGGTGCGGTTTCTCCGGCTGATGGGTGAGGACGCGGCCGTGGATCTCCGCCCTGGGCGGCCacggggtggggcctgagagcgGAGTGGGGGTGGTCAGGAGCCGAGGAGGAGGGCCGGGCTCGATCGATCGCCTGTTCTTCCCTCCCCGGTGGAGAAGTGGGGACGCAGCTGTTTCCGCGAGGAGAAAATCTCCCCGAGAGTGTTTCTCGGCTCTGACCTGTGGCGTGGCTCAAACTCAAGGAAACTGTGATAAATACCCCTTCGTGGTCGGTTTACAACCTCATCTGTACCGCTATTCTCACGTTGTTCTGTGCATTTCCAGTGTATTACATAATAAAGACACTGTCGCTTGTAGGGAAGATGTCTGAGAAACTGAGGAGATGCAGAAAGGAGCTGACTGCAGCCATCGACCGGGCCTTTGAAGGAGTCAGCCATTCCCAGGAGTGCTCGGGCCGCCCGCGGGTGGAGCCCGACGCCGCCCcgctctccttccccctccccgtGCACCGGCTCCTCTGCCGGAGGCACCCGCTGGTAGCCTGCTCTTCTGTGGCTCCATTCTCTCCCATCCCTGGCGCTCTGGAGAACGAGAACGTGGCTTTTGCACCAAACCATGCCCCCGTGAATGCAAAGCCCCAGGTGCTCTGCCCCAAAAGAAACCCTCTGAGCAGCAAGGAAAACATCCTGGTGCGTTCCTCCATTTTGGCACCCGAAAGACAGTTTTGGCGAGCAGCAGGAGACGGGGAGAactggaaaaaagacagtctAAGGTGATTCCAATCTCACGGGTTTAACAGCTACAATTAGAGGGATCTCCTATCTGGgggtaaaaaaaaattgttgaaaatcCTAAGCTGGGTCCATGACAGATTTTTCCCTCCCCTTGGGGGCTCTACTGAAGatagaagtggcaacccaccagtattcttgcctggaaagtcccatggacagaggaccctggtaggctacagtccatggggtcgcaaagagtcaggcaccactgagcgacttcactcactaggGTCTCTAAGTCTTCCCTAGACCTTGTCTTCTCCCACGTGGTTGCAAACTGCCTGGTCTTAGGAACCTTTTAAAGGctaattaaaatttaagtttACTTTTGCATCATCTCTTAGCAAGGAGGACCACGTGGGCTGAAATTTCCAGGTCCTGCCATCTTGGCTGccctggaggcagagactgaagaAGCCATTTAATTGTTTCAGTATTAAAAATATCTGTGCTCTTATTCACAGGCATTAATGGGCATTAGGATGCTTTTAGTCAACTTCACTGACTTAGTGGTTCCCAGTTTTCGAATCACAACATAAATGGCAATTTAAAGGACTAGTGTTTGTCTTTAAGCTTATCTAACACTGAGTTCACCTCCGATACTTTCTTGAAAGAGGATCTAAtcctctgccctttttttttttttttctcctgggggCTGcaggaatgatacagagaaggaTGTGAAAGTTGACACAAGCATCCCACTCAGTGGTTCCAGCCAAGAGGTTACAAAGGATCTGCTTGATATGATTGGTGAGTTCAGAGGGCTGCTCCATCCTCTCCCTGAAAGGATAGATCCTTCACCCAAGCCCCCAAGTCAGCAAGTGTCATAAAAAACACTTATGTCTCTTCCATTGGCTTGGTAGATTTGTTTGGTTCACAGCAGGCTCCGTGCAGAGAGCCTTCATGGAGCTGATAGCCTGGAGgagtcacgtccatcaagtcatttCATAAATGTACAGTTAGAGTGAATTCCCGGAGGCCAAGGACCGCAGCCACTGTTGGTGGATGAGTTTATTTGTGAAGGAAACAGGACATAGGCAGAGATGAAGAGAGGGGGAGTAGTCCATCTCAGGTGGGTGGTGGTTACAcaagattaaaagaaaagttagaaGCCCAAACCTCCCATTTAATTCTGCCATCCACCAGAAAGGCAACCACTATTAACACAGTGCGGTATATCCTGGCATAGACACTTTTTTGCTACACACACATCTGTATATTCTGTATGTAAACTTCATGTGCCCTATTTCTACACAATGCACAGTGGCTAGACAGCTTCTAATTAAGAGATACATAGCCTTGGGAGCAGCCCAAAGCTGTTGGCTCTGAAGGGTCACCGGGTTATGGGGCAGGAAAGGAGGCGGTCTGGTGAGGGGTGGTGTATGCCCTGGGGCACAAAGCGAGACCCCTGCCCTTGCTCTAGTGACCCGAGTCTCCTCCCGTGGTCCCGGTAGGTGAACGGAAGTCATCActgcctctgcctgcctccctccatgGCCCCTGCCGTCTACGGGAAgcatttttctcctcttctggcTGTGGTCCATGGCTCTCTGtgctatgtgctgtgctcagttgctttggtcatgtccagctctttgccactccatatactatagcccaccaggctgctctctccatgggtttctccagacaagggtcctggagtggattaccatgctctcctccaggggatgttcctgacccagggatccaatccacaTGTCTTATCTCTCCcacactggtaggtgggttctgtATCACCAGTGCCACCTGACCAGGttagatcttagttctccgaccagggattgaacccacgccctgTGCAGTGGAGGttatgaagtcttaaccactggaccgacAGGGAAATCCCAACAGGCAGCATTTTACTTATTCAAAAGACCCCACACAGTGTCTTGTGTCCTCAAGTTAGGGAATAGTTCCCCAAGAGCCAGAATAGGCACATGCATCTCTGTATCCTCCCACTTGGAGGATACATCCTTCTTGGAGACCAGTGGCTATTTGGGACTCAGTAAATACCTGTGCTAGAAAGGGGGTCAGCAAGCCCATGTTACCATGTGACAGCCTGCCAGCCCAGGTCAGGAGCACCGGCTTTGCACGCTCCCAGGAGACGGCCACCCATTTGTGGTTTTTAACTTCTGCTTGAAATCCCTTCAGAATTCTCCCACTGGATTTCTAAtgctgaatgtttttatttttaagaccaTACAAGCATCCGAACTATTGAAGAATTGGCTGGTAAACTAGAATTTGAAAACGAGTTGAACCGTGTGTGTGGCCACTGCGAAGATTCGCCTTTCAAGGACGAAGCCTGGGCCTTGCTGGTGGATGAGAGCCCTCAGAAGGCCCCGGACGCAGACTCTGGCGGCCTCAGGCAGGCTTTCGATGACCGCAATATCGTGGAGACTGTTCTGGACTTGGAAGAGGACTACAATTTGATGACCTCTTTTAAATACCAAATTGAGTAAGGACAGTTGACTTCAGCTTTGATTCTTTATAGTAGGAGACTGATGTTAGGATGTCTGTGCAGGTTAGTCACAATCATCTGGGGCCACTTCAAAGGCTTAGCAGAATCTGAATTACTATGACCTTTTAACTTCTAGTGGTGTCCCTTTTTTAGCTGACAGTCcagttttttggttgttgttgtttgtttttttaactctgctgctttaaaatgtttcttttttcacttttttttttccgaaCATCTTGACTGTTTTTTGGATTGCTGTTTAATATACACAGTACCCAAGGCAGGTGCAGGTCGTGGGCCTCAGCTGTGTCTCTTGAAGTTCTTTTCCATGGGCCCTGAAAACGTACAAGTTCCACAAGCAGTGTGGGCTTCCTGGTCCCCTGGGATCAGCCCATCCCAGGCCAGCTCAGTGGAGGAACTGGCCTCAAGAGGACCttggccccaggccccagccacaCACATGTCTGCCTGTCCCCTGCATGGGCATCATGCCCTCCTCATGGCCAGAGCCTCAGTCCCTCCATCCTTGCCCCTGCCCAGATCAGAGGCCTCTTACTTGTTTCCAGGGAGCTGGCAGCATCCAGCTCCTGTTCTGGCAGGACATTCCCGTGAGGCCAGCCCACCATACACCCACATCAGACATCTGGGCACTCAGCTGAGTGGGGAAAGGAAAGGATGAGTACAGGTCCTGCTCATTCACTTCATACCTGAAGCTCATCCATCCCATTCCAGGACTGGACCCCCAGGAGGCCACAGGTGGTTCCCATGACAGTGACTGTACTGGGATAAGATGGACGGGGGTAGGGAGGGGCTGAGCCACTGCCCTCTGAGCTCAGCATGGTAGCAGCAGCTCAGCAGGGCTGGCTCCAGCCCCACCACTTGAGAGAAAGGACACCATCAGGGATTATTTGGACCCATCTCTCAAAACCATGATGTTCTTTCAGGAAAACTAATAAACTGTTGAGTAAGGTATGATATCTCCCAGAAGCTGAGTGTCAGGGAACTGCTCACCCCCTTGGCTCATAGGGGAGGATGGGGGCAGCAAGGCTGGTGCAGAGCCGTTTGTTATGACATAAAACTCAAAGAGCTGGAAAGGAAGGCCTGGGGCCCGAGGACATCCCACGAGGCTGTATTTTAGGCTAGTGACCCAGCATCCAGGCAGGCTGCAGGGCTGGCAACACCCCATCACCACCACAGGTCTAGAGATTAATCTGGGCCCCACAGGTGGAGACCTTGCACCTAGTTCTTAGTGGTACAAAGCCAGGCACCTGCCTGACCCCTAGCCACTTCAAGGAACAGGCCTCCGCTGCCTGGTCAAGGGCAGAGTGGCTAACCAGAACCTCCTCCCAAGCCACCTGACAGTTCCTGCAGTGGATAATAAACACTCGCAGATGGTGGCGTCGGGGTTCACTTTTTAGTCCCTGAGCCAGAGGGACAGGAGCAGGTAAGAAGAAATACTTACAGCCTCTTGGCTGCTGCACTCAAGAGAAGGGGCTGTCTGGATGGAGACATGTCGGGCGACTTGATATTCAGAACACCACGTCTCCCAACAGTGAGTTCCAAATAATATGTATTGATGTGGATTGTCTCCCAGAGAGGAGGCGAAGCGTAATCTCCATCCTCCCCAGTCTCTGCCCATCACTACCCCTGGAGAGTGAGCTGGACTTAGTAACTCACTTTCCAGGGAGAGAGCTGGGGAAGAGAGCAGAGACATGGACAAGCCTGGCAGACGCCACTTAACCAGGTGATAAAGGTGCATCCCCCCCGTGCTGTCCTGTGCCCCTCACCCACCCCTGACAGGATGCAACGAGATGGGGCTTCATTTTAAACCCAGAGTGGAGGGTATTCTCCAGGATGCCTGGCCAGTACCCTAGATTGTCGATGTCAGGAAAGCAAGGAAAAACTCAAAATCTGTCACACGGCAGCAGACACCGAGGAGACACTGACTAAATGCAGTGTGGTGTCCTGGATTGCGTCCTGGAATGGAGAGGGGACGCTCATGGAAAAACGGATCAAATACAAGCTCAAGTTTAGTTCTTAATATGTTTATGTTAGTTTCTTAGTTTTGACACGTACACCACAGTTATGCAAGAGGTTAACTTTAAGAGAAGCTAAGTGAAGGATATGTTTGAACTTACTATCTTTTGTACCTTTCCTGTAAATCTGAATTTATTCCaaaatttgcaaattttttttaatgcggTTGATTCCAAGTTTGTGACATTATTACTGAGGAAGACAAGGAGGGTTTTAGTCTTTTTTGTCTATGCTTTTCAGTTTATCTGCAGTGGACCTGAATCACATctgcagaaagaagaaattagaGTTGTTTTTAAAACCCTCACCTCCGCCAACCAGCCGTGGGCATCCCTCACCAGATACCTGCCCAGAGGTGACCTTCACAGTTTCTGGGAACTGCAGCAGGTCCAGGGCTGGCACAGGAGGCTCAGCAGGACCCTCACTAgtggctcccccttccctgatAGTGCTGGACCCTCAGGGCCAGAAGCTCTAGGCCTCACAGAGCTGTTTCTCAGCACTTAGTTCTCCCTGGAGAGGCTTTGCAGAGGGGGTGGCTGCTGGGAGCAGAGATCCAGTGCTAACCCTACAAGACTGAAATGAGAGGACTTTTTTTCTGCCTGCAACATGGACTGTGGCACTTGGGAATGAGGGCCGAGCCTGGGTTAGGGGTGGGGCAGAAGGGGGGCTTTAGATTGTCCTGGCTAGATAGACAAGTATACCTCTAGCTTAGCAAAGTCTTTGTGTGAAAATTCAGATTTACCAAAGAACTAATCCAGCCTGGACTCCTTAAAGGAGGAGTTTTTCCTCGCTGTAGAAACACAGCTGTTGGGTAAAGCAGGTGAGCCCTGAGCCTCCGGCATGCCACTCCCAGAGTAGCTGGGATGGCCACATGGTCATTGCCTTGGCGACACCTTCTCTTGTCTCTGCCTCCCTGGCTCCCCAAGGTGCCCAAGGGACGTCTTCCTCCTCTGTCATGTGCCTCAGGGCAGCAGGCAGAAATGTGCTCATCTGCGCAGAGCAGAGGGTTGGGGAGCCAGTCTCTAGGGATTGAGCTGGAGGAATAACAGGagcctagattttttttttttaattcgcctagaacatttattttaataaaacttggGACCAAAGACTTCTTGGGGAGACATTGATATTTGAGAAACTAAAAATGTTTTACGTCATTTGGTTCTCTCCCCCGCAGTTCATCTTGGCAAGCCAAACAATCACTGGATTGTTTCCGTGGAAACACCAAACTGCAGTTTGGATTAGCAGAATCAAAATAGAAACAAGGCAGCTTCAAGAATAAATAGGAGCTTTGGAACCGGCTAGTCGCCAACTGCAAGTTCAACTTCCAGCACAAGGCATGTGAGAAGCTGGGCCCATCCAGTTCTGTTAAGGAGGGGTTTCCAGGTCCTCTGGCTGCATCCTGCCTACAGGGTCGAGGCCAAAATCACTAGAAACCAGCTCTGTCAGTGTATTGGTAAACTTTGTAACAAAACTTAGGGCAGGAGGTGGTCTGCAGAAACAAGGAGAGGCTGAGAACTGGAGGAAAAGATGGGAGAAGGGACAGGAAGGAGGAGAGATGAGTAAATGCCAAGTGAAGGTCCAGCAGAGCAGAGGCCACAGCTGAGGCTTGAGATTAGAGCAGCAGTTCTTTCAAGAGGACAATTCAAGGGTGGCCAAGGACTGGAAACAGTGACCCCGCCCTCAGCCCCTTCCAGATTTCAGTGTTTCCCTACATTCCTGGGCCTGGCTGTCTAGCCATAGAGATCAAGACTAGAGCCTGAATTCTTGCCAGGTAAGCTCTGGGGCACTGATGGTCAGTAAGCGTCTGCCTCAGTGTGGCTCCAGCCAGCATAATCAGGCACACAAGCTTACCTTCTCGTCTCTAAGTCTCAGGGCTGCCCACCCCCTGCTCCCCTCACCAGGGGAGTGGGGGAGCCACCTCTTggcccacctgccctgcctccttaACATTCTGCTGCACCCTGCATTTCCAAGCCCAGGGAAGACTCTCAAGGGGGTCAGGAGACCAGGAGGATGGAGACAGGCCACCTGGGGGACCTGTGCCCCTCACCTTGGCATCCAGGTATGTGCTGGTAAGGTAGCACCATCCTGCCACAGGAGAAACCGTGAGCTGTTAATGATCAAAGAAATTGATGAAAAGGATTCCCTCCTCCTGAATGATGGGCCAGGGCTCACCCTCTAGCAGAGGGAGCCTCCTCTTAACCGAGGCACAAGATGTTTGATACAGCAGAGAAGGCCAGTGAACTAGAAGGGGGAGCCGGGGAGGCCACCAAACCTGCTTGTGGGTcgttattgaaaagactgtcatCCGGAGACAATCTGAGGCTCTGGTAATTTGCTTTCTCCCAGGAGTACGTGGGAGAACATTAATATTTTAGGTTCCTGCTAAATATTTATAGAGGGAGCAAAGTTTTACTCAGGAAATCTACTGACAATGGATTGCAGCTCTGCTGGGGAAGGACTTCCTGTGCTAGGCCAGCTGGAAAGTGCCTGATTCGATGAAGAGTTTTGGCCTAAGGCCTggcatgaaaaaataattttaaaacctgCTCATATCTTATAGGAAACAGCTGTCTTTTTTGAGGGCAAAAATGCTGTGATTTTCTGGGTACTTTGGGTGGGAGCTGGCCTGGGAGAGAGGAATGGGCATCAGGTTTCTTATAGGAAACCTGTCGTCAGGAGCTCTTTGGAACATCTGAGATGAAAAGGGGAAGTTGCAGAGGGCTACTGGAGAGACCCAACTTTCAGGACAGGCTGCCAGGAGCTGTTTGATAAGCAGGCTGTCCCTGCCTTCAGTACATATTTGTCAGTTGTCTCCTAGTGACACACCACTCCTGGATGCTGAGAATACAGTAGGGATGAGGTGGAtgctgttcttttattttttacagctGCTGTTCTTGCTTCTGGAGTTTATGTTCCACTATGCAGGGTGGGCAAAATACAGATTTAAAGTATCATTTCAGATGGAACTatctgagagaaatgaaaacacggTAAGGGAATGGGCAACGAGGAGGGCAAGCCCCTTCAGAGACCTCTCTGTAGGTGATGTTTAAATTGATACTTGACTGTGAAGACAATTAGGTGCTGCAAGTGGCTTCTTTTCCATCCTCAGACTGTAGCTGGGGTTGTATAGAAGGAGGAGCCCCTAGGTGGGCCCTGGGCCAATAGACCTCCCACCACATCCGCCCCTGTGTAGCTACATACATCCCTATCAGCATCCAAAGAACCAAAAATGTGTGCTTCAGGGATGTGCTGGGCTGTGTCATGCTCACCAAATTTGGCAGGAACATAatagttggggtttttttttaaacccttaggaataaaataagaaatataatatcCTTTCCTGATGATTACTAGAGACAGGCAGTGTAATTTAATTAGCCCAGCCTTGTTAGGTGTTAAATGTACTGCTTATTCTACAAAAACACCCAGCTCATGTAACACTGAGTCACTCTGGCCTTTTgacttttaaacaaaataaaatacttctaaAGAAATACAGGATTTCATAACACAGCAGAATTAAGGAATAGAGGGTTCTGCCTTGGCATTCTAAAGTTGGAGGGAAACATCAATGAGAAGGCCACAGTCATAAATGTTGGTGGAGTTCTCTCAACAGGGTCTCAGCTTTGAAGTAAAATGATTAAACTTTTCAACTTAGAGCaataaaacatttccaaatgCAGACTGCTCTTCTCTACAAACCTCAGAGTAACCGCTGCACAGCCGCCTGTAGCCTGTTTGGGAAGGGCTGGGTTCCATCTCCCCTTGCCACCTTGGTACCAGCAAAACCAGCAGGGAAGGCAGTGGAGGCTTGCAGAGGGGTGCACAGAAGGCGCGAGTCCAGGGTGGCCTGAGGCAGGGCCCGCGTCTCATTTTGTTGCCCTTACAGAAGGCTGCTGCCGTTGCTCGTGGCCACAGAGCACAGGGACTGTTGGTCCGGAAATGAGACTGAAAGCAGCTTAGGCTGCCCAGCAGCCCTGCCAGAGGCGTCACAGGCAAACTAAACCACCGAAGTTTTGTGGGATACGTGCCcctgaaaataaatagaaatcagGAGCTATTACGGTCCACCTAGAAGCCCCattttcaggaattccctggcagtccagtggttaggacttttgACTGCAGTggcccaggttgaatccctggttggggaactaagatccccaaaaGCCACCTGGctcagcacccccccccccccccgcaaaaaaaaaaaaaagccctatttCAACCCTGTACTGGCTTGAAAATGGGCAAATTTTGGAAGCTGTCCATCCATGAGGATTTTTACTTTCATAACAATCAGTTTGAGTACAGTGTGGTTTATTGAAACTTACAAGGAATAAAAAAATGGTATGCATCTTAATCTCGATCTCCTTGAGTAAACTGGAGATCAATAAACTTAATGAAAGAAACATGCTTTTTAAAGGTTTATCTTTATTTGATAATTTTGAAttacaaaagaaatacatatgtGTTGCAAAAATTCAAAAACTTTAACAAGACACAAATGGAAAGCCAAAGTCTCATATAAGCCCACTGTTCTCCAGAAATGACGCAGGGCCTGCAGCCACTCTCATTAGCTTTAAAAAAGCGGGGGGAAACAGCAGGGGAAAACAGCTGGGGGGAAGAGTGGGACTCCGTGGCTGTGACAAGTACGGCTCCCAGCATGTAGTATGAGTCACCTGTCTTTCCATCATGGCTTTAACACTGTTATTTCTCTGTTCACAAGAAGTCTGACCTAGTGTGTGTCCCAGAAAACATCCACTGACCCAAAAAATGCACATGTTCTCACAGCAAAAACggatacaaattttttaaaaatcctgcgGCCCAGAAAGATCTTGGTCATGTGAAGGAAATGTTTTGAAGACCAAAAAGATGTGTTTGGGAGTCCTGCTGCCATAGCAACAGTTTTGTACGCGCCCTTCTCCTACTGGATGTTCCGTATGGAGGGCAGTTCTCCTTGTACCGGACCCAATACCCTCCTGCTGATGCCCCATTCCCAGGCTGCTGCCCCACCTCTCCTCACACCCTCTTCACACATTTCACTCCCATGAATAAGGATGCACTTATCCTTTAGGCTCTGTCTTGGAAAGTGCCTGGTACCCAGAATGCCAGATCTGCTCCCCAGCCCTCCActgacccccaccaccaccccatccAAGCCCAGCCTCTGACCCTGAAGACTCTAGGCAGGCTTTGAGAACTCTGCCATCAGCACCCCACGTGTTTTGTGATTTGTCTTTCCAACAAGACAAAAACCATCAGCCAAAGTCATTATGGGCTGGTCAGAAGCCATCATCACTGCTATCAAAACCCAGGTCATAAAGTATATTCTTCCCTGACTCCTGGGACTGAGGGGACTCTGTCCTGGGGTTGAGGTCATTGAGATCACTGAACCAGCTCATCTGGTGGTCCCCCTGGAAACTGGGTAAAAGCAGGCTGTTGTCTTGGGAGGAATGCCCGCTACGCTGCACGAGGTTCCCTTGCTCTGCCCTCGTGGTCTTACTGGGCATGACTCTTCCTTCCTGAGCAGAGCAGACTAGATTTGTGGGGCTCCCAGGGCCCCAAAGTTGCAGGGGCTGAGCAAGAGTTTCCTGCTGCCCCCAGGGGGACCTTTGTGGGCTGGAAACTGGAGGCCGAGGATATTTAGAATTAGAAACACAGGTTTTGCTAGGCATTTGTTCCTGCTTCCTGCGTAGGGACCTCCTCCTGGGGGCTttcctgggctgctgctgctgcttgccttttttccctctttctacaGTTATGCCTTTCTGTTCAGTCAACAACCTTTGTTCACAAGGGTCATGTGAAAATGCGCCTTTAGCTTGCCATTTTTGGCTGATGTTCTTAATGCTGGTTGCAGAGTTGTTTAAG
It includes:
- the C19H3orf62 gene encoding uncharacterized protein C3orf62 homolog; translation: MSEKLRRCRKELTAAIDRAFEGVSHSQECSGRPRVEPDAAPLSFPLPVHRLLCRRHPLVACSSVAPFSPIPGALENENVAFAPNHAPVNAKPQVLCPKRNPLSSKENILVRSSILAPERQFWRAAGDGENWKKDSLRNDTEKDVKVDTSIPLSGSSQEVTKDLLDMIDHTSIRTIEELAGKLEFENELNRVCGHCEDSPFKDEAWALLVDESPQKAPDADSGGLRQAFDDRNIVETVLDLEEDYNLMTSFKYQIE